In Gemmatimonadaceae bacterium, the following proteins share a genomic window:
- a CDS encoding SDR family oxidoreductase, with product MIDLSNKICLVTGASRGIGRASALHLARAGADVAVNYLTSQSAAREVAEEIRQMGRQAAVVKADVSEPDDVQAMIAFLGERFGRLDVLVSNVATGGFRSLVDTTPQHLQAAMATNVTPLLTLTQAALPLLHKAQGRAKVVAMSSHGSHRALPAYATIGTSKAALESLVRHLALELGDRINFNVVLAGLVDTDSTRVAPREAFEKANAAMMVGGRELTANDVADAVVFLCSAASDLIQGQTLIVDGGASLRA from the coding sequence GTGATCGATCTCAGCAACAAGATCTGTCTGGTGACCGGCGCCTCGCGGGGCATTGGGCGCGCCAGCGCGCTGCACCTGGCCCGCGCCGGCGCCGACGTGGCCGTGAACTACCTGACCTCGCAGAGCGCCGCCCGCGAAGTGGCCGAAGAGATCCGGCAGATGGGGCGTCAGGCCGCCGTGGTGAAGGCCGACGTGAGCGAGCCCGACGACGTGCAGGCGATGATCGCGTTCTTGGGCGAGCGCTTCGGCCGTCTGGACGTGCTGGTGAGCAACGTGGCCACCGGCGGCTTCCGGTCGCTGGTGGACACCACGCCGCAGCACCTCCAGGCGGCGATGGCCACCAACGTCACGCCGCTGCTCACGCTCACGCAGGCGGCGCTGCCGCTGTTGCACAAGGCCCAGGGGCGCGCCAAGGTGGTGGCCATGTCCAGCCACGGTTCGCACCGGGCGCTGCCGGCGTACGCCACCATCGGCACGTCCAAGGCGGCGCTCGAGAGTCTGGTGCGGCACCTGGCGCTCGAACTCGGCGACCGCATCAACTTCAATGTGGTGCTGGCCGGGCTGGTGGACACCGACTCCACCCGCGTTGCCCCGCGCGAGGCGTTCGAAAAGGCCAACGCCGCCATGATGGTGGGCGGCCGCGAACTCACCGCGAACGACGTGGCCGACGCCGTGGTGTTTCTGTGCAGCGCGGCCAGCGACCTCATTCAGGGGCAGACGCTCATCGTAGACGGCGGCGCGAGCCTGCGAGCGTGA